The sequence below is a genomic window from Coffea arabica cultivar ET-39 chromosome 4c, Coffea Arabica ET-39 HiFi, whole genome shotgun sequence.
TGTTGGCAAAAGTTGTTGATTTGATCTtgatctttcttttcttgatgcaGTGGGGCTATGTTGTGATTAGCACGCCAAATGGTGTTATGGATCATGAAGAGGCAATTCGACAGAATGTTGGTGGTCAAGTCCTTGGTTATTTTTACTGAATGGTCTGTTGAATGGAAGATTGGAGTTTAGGAGAGCAATTATATTTTCCAATATCATTCTctcatcctcttttttttttttttttttctttttttttttcgttgggGGTGGGGtggcggaggtggtggtggtggttacTGGTTAGCTGTGGAAGCTAATGAAAACTCAACGTGAACTCAGCTCTTCCATGTATTAGTGCTATAACCAAACCTCTTAGTTTCCAACTGTAACTTTTAGGTGATGAGATTGGCCCAATTTTCTGCTTTTTGTCCTTGGAGTCCATGTGTATagtaaatgtattttgatacATGAGAAGCATGGTGGGATTGATCTATGTTGGTCATATGTTCAGATATGCTGATGGTTCGTCTGTTCCCATGATCTGTTATTATTGGCTAAAAGAAAGCCAAATTTTGCAAATACCCTCcctatatgtttaccttgtcgACAAACTAGTTATGGGTGGCCGCGGGTTAGTTTTCGCTGCTGGTACGAGCTTTACTCTTATTGCTGTTCCTGTTTAACCACCGATCAGTGCTGCGCGATAATTGAATAGGCTCCCCTGTAACGAGTGACGCTGATTTGATCAGGGTTAGTCTTGTGCTCTAGCGTCCTTAAAGCTTTAGGTGCTTTTCTCTTGGTAGTTGGTACCTTTGCTAGCCTGTGATAGTAGGTGAAAACTGAAAAGTAACCCGTTTTAGCAAGTCTTTTCTTTTAGATAAAAGCTGATTGAAGGAAGATGGTAACTATAATCCTGCTTGAATTCTGCTGGTTCttggtttgaaattatttaatcGGTTTAGCTAATGGGTACTCATTGGACACTCGATGATAAAAAGGAGTTTAGATATTAGTTTTTTAGAAGAAGTGTGATGAATTCAAGAAAGTGTTATGGTCCACGAAATGTAATAAATGTGATTGCATGTATTTATATGATCATTTAAGTACTATAATTTAGGTGTTTTTATGCGTGCTCATTGACATTGATACAAAAACTTTCATTTAATATCAACGCAACAAATGTTTAACTTACCAAGTTTTGTCAATTCCGTTCTAGACGTGGAACAAGTAATTTGAATAAATTAGGCCAGCCTTCGCATGAGTTAACAAAGCTTAACAAGAGATAACTCCTTTCCCTGTGCCTTCATCTTCAagtgtactcttttttttttttttttttttttttggaaaagaagacTTCATAGCAAAACAAAACATCCTAGCATTACAACTAGAAGATGGAAATGGGGCCGGAACAGTTGTTGGATTCGAAAGGTTGATGGCcaagatttggccaaaaaatatatataaggtTCAGATTTCATTTTATACATCAATCATTTTTCATAACATATGCGTGACtcacaaaattttgttctttaatTATACGTTGTACAAAATGAGTTATATCACGTGCAAAATGCACAAAAGATTTCTCTGCTGGCTGTTCTGCCCTTGGTCCGACATAGAAGAAGGTGTCAGAAGACTGAAACGAcgaaaaagggaaagaattaACAAAATTAATTTACCATGATGCCATGCTGGCACAGCATTACATATATGGGAGATGAGTATTACTATTTTTTATTACTTCGGTCACCTACTTGAATTGGCATTTGTTTATGCCAACGCTCGAAAGCTACgcgtttcaaaaaaaaaaaaaaaatcaaaatcaagatatTTTTATGAGAATTTCTAAAATCAAAGAAATGAATCaccattttatttataataGTTTTCTATGTCGCTTAAGGTATATTTTATTTTCCAAATTTAAATAATAAGCAAACTATCTTGGTcgacaaataataataatgattttAGGGGATTTTTATGTTTGCAATTGCATGCATCGTTTAGACATATTGCAGTGGCTTTTTCGTACATGAGCTCCGCTTTAAGTAATTTTCTCCAGATATTGGAACTTGGAAGGCGTGAGTTGATAAAAGGGTGCCCATACTAAAGTGGGCCGTCGTATGGAACATGAAAATCATATGCAACAGGCCAATTCCCCGCTCTACAGGCCCAGGAATTAATCCcgttttatttaaaaaaaaaaggaaaaaaaagcctcGACATAAACAGTCTGAAGTCTGAAAAAACGTGTAAACCTTTGCTCGCGAAGACGCCATTTTTTGCAGTGTTCCGCTCCCCATCTTGTTCATTTAACTAAATTTCTTCTACAAGTCAAATTGCGGTTTTTAAGTCTTGAAGAATCCAACCCTTTTAGGCGAGACCGAAAAAAAATATACGCGCTGCTAATTCTTCGTTTTTCCTATTCATTCATATGTATATATGTTCACATACTTTTTAGACGGCAGAGAAGGCAAAGAGGAGCTGGGACTTTCAATTACAGGTATATGATGAGCTTCTTCAGACTGAATTGCGAGTTGGGATTTtatcccttttcctttttatcaACTATTTAGTTCCTAATAAGCATGTTTTGTCAATTAGGGTCATCATTGGTGAAAAAAATTGAATCTTGGGAACTGCTGTCCGATTTTCTAATGCTTCTAAGTTTGTATTCTGCCGCGCAAGTCTTCAATTTGGAGATTAAATGCTCAACCTGGCGCCTGTGTTTTCCTCGTGTGACACCTTAggaaaatttataatttattgtaGTATATATGTatttcttttgagtatttttctgtttttgctATTAATTTGCTATCTCAACTTGTGGTTGTTCCATAACAGCAAAATATAAAAGGTCTTGTACTCCTTGCTTGACAATTCTTCAATGCATTTCTCAACAGTTGCAGGAATTTTCTAAATTTGCAAAGTCTTAGATGGAATGCATTTGAACTGGTTAATTTTGTTGATAAATTGTTCGAACTTGGACTGGATATATCTGGGGGGAAGTTAATGctaattttcattaaaaaaaaaaagaacgagACCATTGATGATAAACAGtaatcatttatttattattgattaTAGTCGGAAAACGTGAGGGGCGTTAACAAAGTTTGTTTATTTATCATCTCATGAGATTCCAATGATATACATgtgttttttttccctaaaGAACAGAGAAAAGGAACTTATGCTGTGATGATTATATAGTACTATCCTTATTGAAACTATTTTAGCAAGGTGACTGATCAAATTTTGTTGTAGACAGAAAGGTATTTCAAACGAGTAGGGTAAAGTTGTCATGCTGAATGTTGCTCCCAGCTGGTGGGGTTGGAATGAGTTCTGCAATGGATGATATGAACTTGATCCAGCAGGCTCAAAGACATCAACTTGTGGTCAGGGAGCTGGGAGAAGAGATTGATTTGGAAATAGGACCTGGGGAGGATGATCCTGCGTTTGACCATAATCCTCTTATGGAGGTTCAAGCACGAGAATCTTCGGCTGAAGAGCATGACAATAAGCAGATGGTGGCTTCTCAACCTCCCACTGAGGATCAGGACATGACAAAGACACAGCaggtgaaaaggaaaaagaaagttgtAAAGAGGTGGAGAGAGGAGTGGGCTGACACTTATAAGTGGGCTTATGTTGATTTGAAAGATGATACAGCAAGGATATTCTGTTCTGTTTGCCGAGAATATGGTCGAAAGCATAGAAGGAATCCGTATGGCAATGAAGGCAGTAGAAATATGCAAATGAGTGCATTAGAGGAGCATAATAACAGCTTACTTCACAAAGAGGCTCTTCGCCTCCAGATGGCCTCCAGGGATAAGATTATTGTTGAAAAACCAATATATGTGAAAGGTTAGTTCTTATTTGTACATTTCACATACTTGTATAATATAACTTattttttcttggtatctttgGGTTAATTTTCCTCACCTAGCTTGGTATCCTTCTTTTTCATTTGCTGAATGAAGATAGAAGGAGATAATGTAATCCTGTTAGTTGTTTTTTTGACAGAACATTTCTACTTTGAACCTTTTCAACATGCATGTTTACCTATGATATTATGTAGAGTCTAGAGTGGGAGCCATTTGTTTGATAGCCAATTTGTTGAAGCTTGATTCTGTTCCTTTATTAATAATGGAATCACTGACGTTTCTGATCAGCATAAACCATTGATGTGTAAGACAGGATTAGCTTGATTTCTAGTTTTATGATGCATGGCCTTTATTTTCTGGACTTATAGTTTGTGCCTTGATTTGAGGAGTTGAAAGTTTTGTTGATCTAGGTGTACATTAATATGTGGGAGCAAGTATCCATGGGAACTTATTTCTTGTTAGATCTTGTGATTTATATTGTTTGGAGGAATCAATAACTGTGAGAAGTGCTGGTCTAGCCTTGGTTTGTTAGTCATATGTACCACATTATCCGGACCACAAATTTTTTCAAAGCTTTTGGTTATAATTTGATCAATGCATTTCTTCTGGTATAAGACAATTTTGTGACATTCTCTTTGCTCTGTAATTTTCTTTCTACTGGCTGTTCTGTGGTGGCTGAACTCTGTAAAAAGCTCTTATGTCAAAGACAGCTGGATCAATTGTTGAAGCTGCATTGAAAAGGGATCCTCATGAGCCTGAGTTCATACAGTCTGTTCAAGAGGTTGTTCATGCTTTGGAAAGAGTAATATCAAAAAACTCCAAGTAAGCTCAATTTGTCAGTTTGTGATTGCTGTAACAAACTTTACATCTATTATGAGTTTATAGCCACTCCTTACTaagtggtttggaaatgttgaaGTTATGTCAACACTATGGAGCGGCTGTTAGAACCTGAGCGTACAATCATTTTTCGAGTTCCATGGATTGATGATAGGGGTGAGACGCATGTCAACCGTGGATTTCGAGTTCACTTTAACCAGACTCTGGGTCCATGTAGGGGTGGTCTCCGGTTTCATCCGTCTATGAACTTGGGCATTGCTAAGTTTCTTAGTTTTGAACAGGTACTTCTGCTTTGTCTCACCTAACATGGGATTGTTTGGAAGTTTTCTAATTCTCAGGATGTCAATGTTGGATTGGAGCTTTATCATTTTTTTGTTACTTGTGAAAATTGCTCGAAGAGAAAGATGAAACCATATATTTGTTGGACCAAACTTACAGAAGTTATGggattctttcttgttttggaGTCTAATTGCCAAGATTTGACAATCCTAACTATTTGTTTTTACACTCTGGCCATTTGATTTGCCGCCATTAGAAGTTTTGTACCCTTTTAAATATCTTTTGTTGAAACTTATGGCTTTGGTGTTATAAACTTGCTTCAACAAATGATTTTGTGTACTTACACCTAGAGTGGCTTCTTAGAAGCATATGTGTGAGTGCATTATACATTATGCTAACATTATGCAGCCAAAAACCATAATACTTGATAAACTACAGTTTGAGATTTATTATGCTATGATTTTGTTGGCAAAGTGTTGGAGTTTTTGTTCATGATTATTTGCTGCAGTTTGAATATATTTACACAATGGTGATTGCTTGCGTACTCTGTGTAGACTTTGAAGAATGCTCTGTCTCCATACCGACTTGGAGGCTCTTCTGGTGGAACTGATTTTGATCCGAGTGGGAAAACTGACAGTGAGGTATCCTTTTCATTTACTGTGTCGTTATGATAAATTATTATCAAGTTTTGATCTCTTATTCTTATGCATTCCTTTTTCTGAACTCAATCTTCCAGATCATGAGATTCTGTCAGAGTTTTATGAATGAGTTGTACCGCTATTTGGGTCCTGACAAGGTAACTTTAGTAATTATTCTTCTATATGAGTTTccatttgttcatttcctttttctgaGTCATTCATTCCATTTGATTTGTTTTCTTGTGATAGGATCTTCCTTCAGAGGAGATGGGTGTTGGTACCCGTGAAATGGGTTATCTTTATGGACAATATCGACGCCTGGCTGGTCACTCTCAGGTAAGGTTCTTTATCTGATGAGACTAATTGCTCTGCTGTTCTGCATTGCTAAAATTTATAGTAATGTGCATTCATATCATGATAAAAGAAAATTGGATTTTTCATCAGAATTGATTTCTTACAACACTTCGTTCTTTGTGACTTAATGGTGATTTGACACTCagaaacaaaaattttgatttgatgcAAAGAGTGGTAAATGGCATATCAGTTGATATGTTAGGGGAAGATGGCATTGAATATGTGAATATATCACTATCcctttttcttatttgtttgCCTTTCTGGGTCAGTACAAACTCGTTTCTTGCTcttattctatttatttattaaagtttCTGTCCTTAAAAGATGTGAATCTTTTCTTTTGGGAAAGGAAAGGTCTTGAACTTTCTTTCCTTAGGTCATTACTTTCCATTGATTTCAAATATTGCATAATTGCAAACATGGCGTAGAGGTGAGAGTTGCACTAGGTTTTGTAACCTTGTTTGGTGTTCTGCTTGGTATGAATGCAATTTGTTACTTGGTATAATAGCATGGACCTCTTAACTGAGTTGATTTTCAGAAGATTGTTCCTGGTTTCATGAGGAACATTAAATGGAGTTTTTTATTTCTCGTTTTCTGATGTCAATGAGGTTGATCATATGTTTTGCCTCATAATAGTTATGATGGTCGTTAACAGTTTGTTATTTTCCTTGTGCAGGGGAGTTTTACAGGGCCCAGGGTGAACTGGTCTGGATCTAGCCTGAGAACAGAGGCTACTGGCTATGGATTGGTGAGTAGTTTACCTTCACATTCTGTTTCTGTTGGCGGTTTTACATGGGAACTGAATGCAAATGCCTGTAGATCCAActagttattcttttattttgcaggTTTTTTTTGCACAACTTATCCTGGCGGACATGAATAAAGAACTCAAAGGATTAAGGTTTGTTGCTTGACGTTTTTGAAGCGACTGATGCTAGCTGGCTGTATATATTTTAGTTATTGTTCAAAGTTTAAGAATTTTACTTTTACAGAGCAGTTCACTTTCTTTGGTTTTAATTGcaccttatttcttacttttaaCAATGTAAGTTATCACACTTATTGGTAATTAGGTTGGCCagtgtttctcttttcttctagGAATGTCGTTTTAAGTGTGTTTGTCATAGTCAGTTTCAGTCCCTTGTGATGCCACCACTCGTTAATTACAATTTTTTCCTTGTTAGACTTACTATTTGTTTTACTGTTATAAGTTTTAAGACTCTTGCTAGTATTATTCTCTTGCATATCTGTTTATCTGAATTTTTCTGAATCACCAAGATTTGGTGAGAAATAATGATGGTTTTAGCTCTGGAGGTGCTTCCAACTGGCATTGAGAGGCTCTAATTATTCTAATACAATGATGACAAATGTTTTTGCTTAATGCAGTATATCTTTGGAATATAGTAGAAAGAATCTTGTTTACAGGAAAAAGATCAATTAATATTATACCAATTTGAGAAATAACCAATGGATTGGTTGTTTTACCTGGGAAATATGCTTGTGGAATCCTTGAGTTTCTTGTTATTTCACATTAAAGTGCTTTTAAGGGGTAAATGTCCAAGTTGAAGACATTGCTACCAAAATTTTCTGTGGTTAAGAtgataattttgttgttttttgttTGTCTTTTTCCTTCTTAAGTCCAGGTGTGTAGTTAGTGGTTCTGGGAAAATTGCAATGCATGTTCTGGAGAAGCTTATAGCTTATGGTGCTCTTCCAATCACGGTATCAGGTAAGTTTCACATGctagcttttcttttttgttctcaGCTAATTCAACAGTTCTATTGAGCATCTCGTACAGAAGAATTTTTGTCTGCACTGTAGGAATTGTTTAGTGCATTCTACTTGCACTTTAGTGCTTTGCATGGATAAAAAAAGTTAGCTAAGACAACTCCTGGTGTCAGAATATTCATCTAATTCTAGATTTGTTTGCTGTTCAGTCAATATTTTCTTCCAGTAGCTTTCGATCTCAGGCCTTGAACCTTTTGATACCAGTCTTTATCTTTGCCATGTTCTTTGGGTAGTTGTCAGTAGTGTAAATTTCTAGCCTTGTTGAGTCTCCAGCTTGTCTTggaatttaattgcatttgaaGAAAATGTAATAGAAATATCCAATGTTCTAGAACTTAATATTTTTACCATGCTACTGAAAACACCCAAAAGGATAGAAAAGGTGGAAAGACCATGAAGCTTTC
It includes:
- the LOC140005093 gene encoding uncharacterized protein isoform X2, yielding MLLPAGGVGMSSAMDDMNLIQQAQRHQLVVRELGEEIDLEIGPGEDDPAFDHNPLMEVQARESSAEEHDNKQMVASQPPTEDQDMTKTQQVKRKKKVVKRWREEWADTYKWAYVDLKDDTARIFCSVCREYGRKHRRNPYGNEGSRNMQMSALEEHNNSLLHKEALRLQMASRDKIIVEKPIYVKALMSKTAGSIVEAALKRDPHEPEFIQSVQEVVHALERVISKNSNYVNTMERLLEPERTIIFRVPWIDDRGETHVNRGFRVHFNQTLGPCRGGLRFHPSMNLGIAKFLSFEQTLKNALSPYRLGGSSGGTDFDPSGKTDSEIMRFCQSFMNELYRYLGPDKDLPSEEMGVGTREMGYLYGQYRRLAGHSQGSFTGPRVNWSGSSLRTEATGYGLVFFAQLILADMNKELKGLRCVVSGSGKIAMHVLEKLIAYGALPITVSDSKGYLVDEDGFDFLKISFLRDIKAQHRSLRDYSKTYARSKYYDQAKPWNERCDVAFPCASQNEVDQSDAINLVNSGCRIVIEGSNMPCTPEAVDVLRKANVLVAPSMATGVGGVVAGELELKECNLNWSPEEFESKLQEAMKQTYQRVLKAASDFGYQKESPDGGGGQA
- the LOC140005093 gene encoding uncharacterized protein isoform X1 translates to MLLPAGGVGMSSAMDDMNLIQQAQRHQLVVRELGEEIDLEIGPGEDDPAFDHNPLMEVQARESSAEEHDNKQMVASQPPTEDQDMTKTQQVKRKKKVVKRWREEWADTYKWAYVDLKDDTARIFCSVCREYGRKHRRNPYGNEGSRNMQMSALEEHNNSLLHKEALRLQMASRDKIIVEKPIYVKALMSKTAGSIVEAALKRDPHEPEFIQSVQEVVHALERVISKNSNYVNTMERLLEPERTIIFRVPWIDDRGETHVNRGFRVHFNQTLGPCRGGLRFHPSMNLGIAKFLSFEQTLKNALSPYRLGGSSGGTDFDPSGKTDSEIMRFCQSFMNELYRYLGPDKDLPSEEMGVGTREMGYLYGQYRRLAGHSQGSFTGPRVNWSGSSLRTEATGYGLVFFAQLILADMNKELKGLRCVVSGSGKIAMHVLEKLIAYGALPITVSDSKGYLVDEDGFDFLKISFLRDIKAQHRSLRDYSKTYARSKYYDQAKPWNERCDVAFPCASQNEVDQSDAINLVNSGCRIVIEGSNMPCTPEAVDVLRKANVLVAPSMATGVGGVVAGELELKECNLNWSPEEFESKLQEAMKQTYQRVLKAASDFGYQKESPETLLHGAVISAFLTIANSMADQGCV
- the LOC140005093 gene encoding uncharacterized protein isoform X3 codes for the protein MLLPAGGVGMSSAMDDMNLIQQAQRHQLVVRELGEEIDLEIGPGEDDPAFDHNPLMEVQARESSAEEHDNKQMVASQPPTEDQDMTKTQQVKRKKKVVKRWREEWADTYKWAYVDLKDDTARIFCSVCREYGRKHRRNPYGNEGSRNMQMSALEEHNNSLLHKEALRLQMASRDKIIVEKPIYVKALMSKTAGSIVEAALKRDPHEPEFIQSVQEVVHALERVISKNSNYVNTMERLLEPERTIIFRVPWIDDRGETHVNRGFRVHFNQTLGPCRGGLRFHPSMNLGIAKFLSFEQTLKNALSPYRLGGSSGGTDFDPSGKTDSEIMRFCQSFMNELYRYLGPDKDLPSEEMGVGTREMGYLYGQYRRLAGHSQGSFTGPRVNWSGSSLRTEATGYGLVFFAQLILADMNKELKGLRCVVSGSGKIAMHVLEKLIAYGALPITVSDSKGYLVDEDGFDFLKISFLRDIKAQHRSLRDYSKTYARSKYYDQAKPWNERCDVAFPCASQNEVDQSDAINLVNSGCRIVIEGSNMPCTPEAVDVLRKANVLVAPSMATGVGGVVAGELELKECNLNWSPEEFESKLQEAMKQTYQRVLKAASDFGYQKESPE